A section of the Gammaproteobacteria bacterium genome encodes:
- a CDS encoding cyclic nucleotide-binding domain-containing protein: MESVTAFLKQADIFSDFSEEKLAELEKISVCKQIERDNLLIKENSKADSIYLIMKGRFLVYSDTGEEGNLIPANFVILHPGDTVGEIAFLDEQPRSANVKALDNNCAVIEISNKKLEQIASPKFYHTLARRLSSYIRSNNQIVIETLRKELENNKKLVAMGRLITYVLLLISFYNLSLKISEALQRNPYTSMFASTTIIAIFTITLSFMIRSLPYPIKNYGLSLDKAGKIITETLLYTSILLISITGLKLFITHIILKKNIPLIDLESAVPYTKAGSPSFYLWLILAMLVYAIFVIFQEFIARGILQGSLQIFLQDKHRKLMANLIASGVFSAMHIHLSNKLALLVFFPSLFWGWLYIKQGSLLGPIISHILVGWWALFFFGLESVLA; the protein is encoded by the coding sequence ATGGAATCGGTTACGGCCTTTCTTAAGCAGGCAGACATTTTTTCAGATTTTTCAGAGGAAAAACTCGCGGAACTCGAAAAAATCTCAGTTTGCAAACAGATAGAGAGAGATAATTTATTAATCAAGGAGAACAGCAAGGCAGACTCTATCTATCTAATAATGAAGGGGCGTTTTTTAGTTTATAGTGACACAGGTGAGGAAGGAAATCTTATACCGGCTAATTTTGTAATACTTCATCCAGGGGATACCGTTGGCGAGATTGCCTTCTTAGATGAACAGCCCCGCTCTGCGAATGTCAAAGCCCTCGACAATAACTGCGCCGTGATAGAAATATCCAACAAAAAGCTTGAGCAAATTGCTTCCCCAAAATTTTACCATACCTTAGCACGCAGACTGAGCTCCTATATTAGGAGTAATAATCAGATTGTCATAGAGACATTGCGTAAAGAATTAGAGAATAATAAGAAGTTAGTCGCCATGGGCAGGCTAATTACCTATGTTCTTTTGTTAATTTCATTTTACAATTTGTCACTTAAAATTTCCGAAGCATTACAACGCAATCCTTATACCAGCATGTTTGCCAGCACCACTATTATTGCCATTTTTACTATCACCTTAAGTTTTATGATTAGAAGTCTGCCCTACCCTATAAAAAATTATGGGTTATCGTTAGATAAAGCGGGCAAAATTATCACTGAAACTCTGCTCTATACTTCAATTCTTTTGATATCGATTACTGGGTTAAAATTATTTATCACGCACATTATTTTGAAAAAAAATATTCCATTGATAGATTTAGAATCGGCAGTGCCGTACACCAAGGCAGGGTCACCTTCTTTTTATTTGTGGTTGATCTTGGCGATGTTAGTGTATGCCATCTTCGTCATCTTTCAAGAATTCATAGCGCGAGGAATATTGCAAGGATCGCTACAAATTTTTCTGCAAGATAAACACAGAAAATTAATGGCGAATCTCATTGCCAGTGGCGTTTTTTCAGCTATGCATATTCACCTCTCCAATAAATTAGCCCTCCTGGTGTTCTTTCCTAGCCTATTTTGGGGATGGCTATACATCAAACAAGGCAGCCTTTTAGGACCTATTATTTCACATATTCTCGTTGGCTGGTGGGCTTTATTCTTTTTTGGATTGGAAAGCGTGTTAGCTTAA
- a CDS encoding MFS transporter: MIPLVKPSRASLYALSFLVFLISDVQGGVGPFITVYITSALNWDAEKIGLVLGMYNISSLVSQIPGGLLIDSAKYKQWLIGIATIIIAMGCLLIVNSSTLLPILIAQSFIGIATSIIPPAITAITLGLVGQQLFPERLAINATFNHAGNVFNAFITGLMVFWLGVSWVLYVDVFFSLISLIPLMLIKKSEINNAIARELPQDISDKNYKPLPIAQLMTSFPIIIFGISLILFTFSNSAQLPLLVQKIAAHSSKHTSFYMSSSIIIAQLVMIVVAFMLSFIINKIGRKPLFMSVYFILVVRAILYTLTTKPYLLIANQLLDGVAAGIFSIVSIVIISDLAKNSGRFNFMQGLMIFCISIGAALSNLVAGYVAKLMSIDVAFILLAGIAAIGLLFFGCLMPETKNKT, from the coding sequence ATGCCTTAAGTTTTTTAGTATTTTTAATTTCGGATGTGCAAGGGGGAGTAGGGCCTTTCATCACGGTTTATATCACCTCTGCTTTGAATTGGGATGCAGAAAAAATAGGTTTAGTGTTAGGGATGTATAATATTTCATCCCTGGTAAGTCAAATTCCGGGCGGTTTACTGATCGATTCCGCGAAATATAAACAATGGCTCATCGGTATTGCTACCATTATCATCGCGATGGGTTGTTTGCTCATTGTAAATAGTAGTACCTTGCTGCCTATCCTAATAGCTCAATCCTTCATTGGCATTGCCACGAGTATCATACCTCCTGCAATTACAGCAATCACACTCGGTCTCGTTGGACAGCAGCTTTTTCCTGAACGCCTCGCTATTAATGCAACTTTTAATCATGCGGGAAATGTGTTTAATGCATTTATTACCGGTTTGATGGTTTTTTGGTTAGGCGTGTCATGGGTTCTCTATGTGGATGTCTTTTTTAGTCTGATAAGCTTAATTCCATTAATGTTGATTAAAAAAAGTGAAATAAATAATGCGATTGCCCGCGAGTTACCCCAAGATATTTCTGATAAAAATTATAAACCTCTGCCCATTGCGCAGCTGATGACAAGTTTTCCGATTATAATATTCGGGATTTCGCTCATTCTATTTACTTTTTCAAATTCTGCTCAATTACCCTTGCTGGTGCAAAAAATTGCTGCCCATTCTTCAAAGCACACTTCTTTTTATATGTCGAGTAGTATAATTATTGCGCAGCTAGTGATGATAGTTGTTGCCTTTATGCTTTCTTTTATTATTAATAAAATAGGTCGCAAGCCCTTATTTATGAGTGTCTATTTTATATTAGTAGTGCGTGCAATTCTTTATACGCTAACGACTAAACCTTATCTTCTGATAGCAAACCAACTACTCGATGGAGTGGCAGCAGGTATATTTAGTATTGTATCAATTGTCATTATTTCGGATTTAGCAAAAAATTCTGGACGATTTAACTTTATGCAGGGATTAATGATATTTTGTATCAGCATAGGTGCTGCGTTAAGTAATCTTGTTGCGGGCTATGTTGCAAAACTAATGAGTATTGATGTGGCCTTTATCTTATTAGCAGGAATAGCTGCTATAGGGTTATTATTTTTTGGATGCTTAATGCCAGAAACTAAGAATAAAACGTAA